In Cuculus canorus isolate bCucCan1 chromosome 27, bCucCan1.pri, whole genome shotgun sequence, the following proteins share a genomic window:
- the UPF1 gene encoding regulator of nonsense transcripts 1 isoform X3: MSVEAYGPSSQTLTFLDTEEAELLGADTQGSEFEFTDFTLPSQTQTPPGPGQAGPGQGQGPPGAGQGPPGPIEAQVNGPDGILQNGAVDDNVAKTSQLLAELNFEEDEEDTYYTKDLPVHACSYCGIHDPACVVYCNTSKKWFCNGRGNTSGSHIVNHLVRAKCKEVTLHKDGPLGETVLECYNCGCRNVFLLGFIPAKADSVVVLLCRQPCASQSSLKDINWDSSQWQPLIQDRCFLSWLVKIPSEQEQLRARQITAQQINKLEELWKENPSATLEDLEKPGVDEEPQHVLLRYEDAYQYQNIFGPLVKLEADYDKKLKESQTQDNITVRWDLGLNKKRIAYFTLPKTDSDMRLMQGDEICLRYKGDLAPLWKGIGHVIKVPDSSTDYGDEIAIELRSSVGAPVEVTHNFQVDFVWKSTSFDRMQSALKTFAVDETSVSGYIYHKLLGHEVEDVIIKCQLPKRFTAQGLPDLNHSQVYAVKTVLQRPLSLIQGPPGTGKTVTSATIVYHLARQGNGPVLVCAPSNIAVDQLTEKIHQTGLKVVRLCAKSREAIDSPVSFLALHNQIRNMDSMPELQKLQQLKDETGELSSADEKRYRALKRTAERELLMNADVICCTCVGAGDPRLAKMQFRSILIDESTQATEPECMVPVVLGAKQLILVGDHCQLGPVVMCKKAAKAGLSQSLFERLVVLGIRPIRLQVQYRMHPALSAFPSNIFYEGSLQNGVTAADRVKKGFDFQWPQPDKPMFFYVTQGQEEIASSGTSYLNRTEAANVEKITTKLLKAGAKPDQIGIITPYEGQRSYLVQYMQFSGSLHTKLYQEVEIASVDAFQGREKDFIILSCVRANEHQGIGFLNDPRRLNVALTRARYGVIIVGNPKALSKQPLWNHLLNYYKEQKVLVEGPLNNLRESLMQFSKPRKLVNTINPGARFMTTAMYDAREAIIPGSVYDRSSQGRPSNMYFQTHDQIGMISAGPSHVTAMNIPIPFNLVMPPMPPPGYFGQANGPAAGRGAPKGKTGRGGRQKNRFGIPGTSQSNLPNSQASQDVVSQPFSQGPLTQGYISMSQPSQMSQPGLSQPELSQDSYLGDEFKSQIDVALSQDSTYQGERAYQHGGVTGLSQY, translated from the exons ATGAGCGTGGAGGCGTACGGCCCCAGCTCGCAGACCCTCACCTTCCTGGACACGGAGGAGGCCGAGCTGCTCGGAGCCGACACTCAAGGCTCCGAATTCGAATTCACCGACTTCACCCTCCCCAGCCAGACCCAAACCCCGCCCGGGCCCGGGCAGGCGGGGCCGGGACAGGGACAGGGTCCCCCTGGAGCGGGGCAGGGGCCGCCGGGACCCATCGAAGCGCAG GTTAATGGACCTGACGGCATTCTGCAGAATGGAGCTGTGGATGATAATGTGGCTAAAACAAGCCAGCTTCTGGCAGAGCTGAATtttgaagaagatgaagaagataCCTATTACACAAAGGATCTTCCTGTGCATGCTTGCAG TTACTGTGGTATCCATGACCCTGCTTGTGTGGTTTACTGCAACACCAGCAAAAAGTGGTTCTGCAATGGGCGTGGGAATACATCTGGCAG CCACATTGTTAATCATCTTGTGAGAGCGAAGTGCAAAGAGGTGACTCTCCATAAAGATGGACCTCTAGGAGAGACTGTCTTGGAATGCTACAACTGCGGATGTCGTAATGTGTTTCTCCTTGGCTTTATTCCAGCCAAGGCAGACTCTGTGGTTGTTCTGCTGTGCAG GCAGCCATGTGCGAGTCAGAGCAGTTTAAAGGATATTAACTGGGACAGTTCACAGTGGCAGCCTCTTATCCAGGATCGCTGTTTCCTCTCATGGCTGGTAAAGATTCCGTCTGAGCAGGAGCAGTTGCGAGCCCGTCAGATTACAGCTCAGCAGATTAACAAACTGGAAGAACTTTGGAAG GAAAATCCATCTGCAACCCTTGAGGATTTAGAAAAGCCTGGCGTTGACGAAGAACCGCAGCACGTCCTGCTTAGATATGAAGATGCTTATCAATACCAAAATATATTTGGTCCTCTGGTCAAGCTTGAGGCAGACTATGACAAGAAACTCAAGGAGTCTCAG ACCCAAGATAACATCACTGTCAGATGGGATCTGGGCttgaacaagaaaagaattGCTTATTTCACTTTGCCAAAGACTGATTCAG ATATGCGTCTGATGCAAGGAGATGAGATCTGCTTGAGGTATAAGGGAGACCTGGCCCCTTTGTGGAAAGGAATTGGTCATGTTATCAAAGTTCCTGATA GTTCTACAGATTATGGTGATGAGATAGCCATTGAGCTGAGGAGCAGCGTTGGAGCGCCGGTGGAAGTTACTCATAACTTCCAAGTGGATTTCGTATGGAAGTCTACTTCGTTTGACAG GATGCAGagtgctttaaaaacatttgctgtGGATGAGACCTCAGTGTCTGGGTACATCTATCACAAACTGCTAGGTCATGAGGTAGAAGATGTAATCATTAAATGCCAGTTGCCAAAGCGCTTTACAGCACAAGGACTTCCTGATCTCAACCATTCTCAG gTTTATGCTGTGAAGACTGTCCTGCAGCGCCCTCTGAGCCTTATTCAGGGTCCCCCTGGCACCGGAAAAACAGTGACGTCGGCCACAATTGTCTATCATCTGGCCAGACAGGGCAATGG GCCTGTGTTAGTCTGTGCTCCGAGTAACATCGCTGTAGATCAGCTGACTGAGAAGATCCATCAAACTGGACTGAAAGTGGTGCGTCTCTGCGCTAAAAGTCGCGAAGCGATTGACTCCCCTGTGTCCTTCTTGGCATTGCATAACCAGATCCGAAACATGGATAG CATGCCAGAGCTTCAGAAACTGCAGCAGCTTAAAGATGAAACTGGAGAACTGTCATCTGCAGATGAGAAACGTTACCGTGCACTGAAACGAACAGCAGAGCGTGAATTACTGATG AATGCGGATGTGATTTGTTGCACCTGTGTGGGAGCTGGTGATCCGAGACTTGCAAAAATGCAGTTCCGCTCCATTCTGATTGACGAGAGCACACAGGCCACTGAGCCGGAGTGCATGGTGCCGGTCGTCCTCGGAGCAAAACAG CTTATTCTTGTGGGTGACCACTGCCAGCTGGGCCCTGTTGTGATGTGTAAAAAAGCTGCAAAGGCCGGCCTGTCTCAGTCTCTCTTTGAGAGGCTTGTGGTGCTGGGGATTCGCCCCATCCGCCTGCAAGTGCAGTACCGCATGCATCCCGCGCTCAGTGCTTTTCCATCCAATATTTTCTACGAGGGCTCACTCCAGAATGGTGTTACTGCAG CGGACCGTGTGAAGAAAGGTTTTGATTTCCAGTGGCCACAGCCAGATAAGCCGATGTTTTTCTATGTTACACAAGGTCAGGAAGAAATTGCCAGCTCAGGCACCTCTTATTTAAACAG GACGGAAGCTGCCAATGTGGAAAAGATAACTACGAAACTGCTGAAAGCCGGTGCCAAACCAGATCAGATTGGCATCATTACCCCTTACGAAGGTCAACGGTCCTATCTGGTGCAGTACATGCAATTCAGTGGTTCCTTGCATACAAAGCTCTACCAG gAAGTGGAAATTGCAAGTGTGGATGCCTTCCAGGGACGAGAGAAGGACTTTATTATCCTTTCTTGTGTGAGGGCCAATGAACACCAGGGAATAGGGTTTCTGAATGACCCCAGGCGTCTTAATGTAGCTCTTACAAGAGCAAG GTACGGAGTAATTATTGTTGGGAACCCAAAAGCACTGTCTAAACAACCCCTTTGGAATCACCTGCTGAATTACTACAAGGAGCAGAAGGTGCTGGTGGAGGGACCACTGAATAACCTGCGGGAAAGCCTTATGCAGTTCAGCAAGCCCCGGAAACTCGTCAATACCATCAACCCT GGTGCCCGTTTCATGACTACTGCCATGTATGATGCACGTGAGGCTATTATTCCAGGATCTGTCTATGACCGGAGCAGTCAAG GGCGCCCATCCAACATGTACTTCCAGACCCACGATCAGATCGGGATGATCAGTGCTGGCCCCAGCCACGTCACTGCTATGAACATTCCTATCCCTTTCAACCTTGTGATGCCACCGATGCCGCCGCCGGGATACTTTGGCCAGGCTAACGGACCAGCCGCAG GACGTGGGGCGCCAAAAGGAAAAACTGGTCGTGGTGGGCGCCAGAAAAATCGTTTTGGGATTCCTGGAACTAGTCAGTCAAACCTTCCCAATAGTCAAGCGAGCCAAGACGTGGTGTCCCAGCCTTTCTCCCAGGGTCCACTGACCCAGGGGTATATCTCCATGAGTCAGCCATCGCAGATGAGTCAGCCTGGGCTCTCCCAACCGGAGTTATCACAG
- the UPF1 gene encoding regulator of nonsense transcripts 1 isoform X2, giving the protein MSVEAYGPSSQTLTFLDTEEAELLGADTQGSEFEFTDFTLPSQTQTPPGPGQAGPGQGQGPPGAGQGPPGPIEAQVNGPDGILQNGAVDDNVAKTSQLLAELNFEEDEEDTYYTKDLPVHACSYCGIHDPACVVYCNTSKKWFCNGRGNTSGSHIVNHLVRAKCKEVTLHKDGPLGETVLECYNCGCRNVFLLGFIPAKADSVVVLLCRQPCASQSSLKDINWDSSQWQPLIQDRCFLSWLVKIPSEQEQLRARQITAQQINKLEELWKENPSATLEDLEKPGVDEEPQHVLLRYEDAYQYQNIFGPLVKLEADYDKKLKESQTQDNITVRWDLGLNKKRIAYFTLPKTDSDMRLMQGDEICLRYKGDLAPLWKGIGHVIKVPDNYGDEIAIELRSSVGAPVEVTHNFQVDFVWKSTSFDRMQSALKTFAVDETSVSGYIYHKLLGHEVEDVIIKCQLPKRFTAQGLPDLNHSQVYAVKTVLQRPLSLIQGPPGTGKTVTSATIVYHLARQGNGSCLIFSRPVLVCAPSNIAVDQLTEKIHQTGLKVVRLCAKSREAIDSPVSFLALHNQIRNMDSMPELQKLQQLKDETGELSSADEKRYRALKRTAERELLMNADVICCTCVGAGDPRLAKMQFRSILIDESTQATEPECMVPVVLGAKQLILVGDHCQLGPVVMCKKAAKAGLSQSLFERLVVLGIRPIRLQVQYRMHPALSAFPSNIFYEGSLQNGVTAADRVKKGFDFQWPQPDKPMFFYVTQGQEEIASSGTSYLNRTEAANVEKITTKLLKAGAKPDQIGIITPYEGQRSYLVQYMQFSGSLHTKLYQEVEIASVDAFQGREKDFIILSCVRANEHQGIGFLNDPRRLNVALTRARYGVIIVGNPKALSKQPLWNHLLNYYKEQKVLVEGPLNNLRESLMQFSKPRKLVNTINPGARFMTTAMYDAREAIIPGSVYDRSSQGRPSNMYFQTHDQIGMISAGPSHVTAMNIPIPFNLVMPPMPPPGYFGQANGPAAGRGAPKGKTGRGGRQKNRFGIPGTSQSNLPNSQASQDVVSQPFSQGPLTQGYISMSQPSQMSQPGLSQPELSQDSYLGDEFKSQIDVALSQDSTYQGERAYQHGGVTGLSQY; this is encoded by the exons ATGAGCGTGGAGGCGTACGGCCCCAGCTCGCAGACCCTCACCTTCCTGGACACGGAGGAGGCCGAGCTGCTCGGAGCCGACACTCAAGGCTCCGAATTCGAATTCACCGACTTCACCCTCCCCAGCCAGACCCAAACCCCGCCCGGGCCCGGGCAGGCGGGGCCGGGACAGGGACAGGGTCCCCCTGGAGCGGGGCAGGGGCCGCCGGGACCCATCGAAGCGCAG GTTAATGGACCTGACGGCATTCTGCAGAATGGAGCTGTGGATGATAATGTGGCTAAAACAAGCCAGCTTCTGGCAGAGCTGAATtttgaagaagatgaagaagataCCTATTACACAAAGGATCTTCCTGTGCATGCTTGCAG TTACTGTGGTATCCATGACCCTGCTTGTGTGGTTTACTGCAACACCAGCAAAAAGTGGTTCTGCAATGGGCGTGGGAATACATCTGGCAG CCACATTGTTAATCATCTTGTGAGAGCGAAGTGCAAAGAGGTGACTCTCCATAAAGATGGACCTCTAGGAGAGACTGTCTTGGAATGCTACAACTGCGGATGTCGTAATGTGTTTCTCCTTGGCTTTATTCCAGCCAAGGCAGACTCTGTGGTTGTTCTGCTGTGCAG GCAGCCATGTGCGAGTCAGAGCAGTTTAAAGGATATTAACTGGGACAGTTCACAGTGGCAGCCTCTTATCCAGGATCGCTGTTTCCTCTCATGGCTGGTAAAGATTCCGTCTGAGCAGGAGCAGTTGCGAGCCCGTCAGATTACAGCTCAGCAGATTAACAAACTGGAAGAACTTTGGAAG GAAAATCCATCTGCAACCCTTGAGGATTTAGAAAAGCCTGGCGTTGACGAAGAACCGCAGCACGTCCTGCTTAGATATGAAGATGCTTATCAATACCAAAATATATTTGGTCCTCTGGTCAAGCTTGAGGCAGACTATGACAAGAAACTCAAGGAGTCTCAG ACCCAAGATAACATCACTGTCAGATGGGATCTGGGCttgaacaagaaaagaattGCTTATTTCACTTTGCCAAAGACTGATTCAG ATATGCGTCTGATGCAAGGAGATGAGATCTGCTTGAGGTATAAGGGAGACCTGGCCCCTTTGTGGAAAGGAATTGGTCATGTTATCAAAGTTCCTGATA ATTATGGTGATGAGATAGCCATTGAGCTGAGGAGCAGCGTTGGAGCGCCGGTGGAAGTTACTCATAACTTCCAAGTGGATTTCGTATGGAAGTCTACTTCGTTTGACAG GATGCAGagtgctttaaaaacatttgctgtGGATGAGACCTCAGTGTCTGGGTACATCTATCACAAACTGCTAGGTCATGAGGTAGAAGATGTAATCATTAAATGCCAGTTGCCAAAGCGCTTTACAGCACAAGGACTTCCTGATCTCAACCATTCTCAG gTTTATGCTGTGAAGACTGTCCTGCAGCGCCCTCTGAGCCTTATTCAGGGTCCCCCTGGCACCGGAAAAACAGTGACGTCGGCCACAATTGTCTATCATCTGGCCAGACAGGGCAATGG ttcttgcttaattttttcAAGGCCTGTGTTAGTCTGTGCTCCGAGTAACATCGCTGTAGATCAGCTGACTGAGAAGATCCATCAAACTGGACTGAAAGTGGTGCGTCTCTGCGCTAAAAGTCGCGAAGCGATTGACTCCCCTGTGTCCTTCTTGGCATTGCATAACCAGATCCGAAACATGGATAG CATGCCAGAGCTTCAGAAACTGCAGCAGCTTAAAGATGAAACTGGAGAACTGTCATCTGCAGATGAGAAACGTTACCGTGCACTGAAACGAACAGCAGAGCGTGAATTACTGATG AATGCGGATGTGATTTGTTGCACCTGTGTGGGAGCTGGTGATCCGAGACTTGCAAAAATGCAGTTCCGCTCCATTCTGATTGACGAGAGCACACAGGCCACTGAGCCGGAGTGCATGGTGCCGGTCGTCCTCGGAGCAAAACAG CTTATTCTTGTGGGTGACCACTGCCAGCTGGGCCCTGTTGTGATGTGTAAAAAAGCTGCAAAGGCCGGCCTGTCTCAGTCTCTCTTTGAGAGGCTTGTGGTGCTGGGGATTCGCCCCATCCGCCTGCAAGTGCAGTACCGCATGCATCCCGCGCTCAGTGCTTTTCCATCCAATATTTTCTACGAGGGCTCACTCCAGAATGGTGTTACTGCAG CGGACCGTGTGAAGAAAGGTTTTGATTTCCAGTGGCCACAGCCAGATAAGCCGATGTTTTTCTATGTTACACAAGGTCAGGAAGAAATTGCCAGCTCAGGCACCTCTTATTTAAACAG GACGGAAGCTGCCAATGTGGAAAAGATAACTACGAAACTGCTGAAAGCCGGTGCCAAACCAGATCAGATTGGCATCATTACCCCTTACGAAGGTCAACGGTCCTATCTGGTGCAGTACATGCAATTCAGTGGTTCCTTGCATACAAAGCTCTACCAG gAAGTGGAAATTGCAAGTGTGGATGCCTTCCAGGGACGAGAGAAGGACTTTATTATCCTTTCTTGTGTGAGGGCCAATGAACACCAGGGAATAGGGTTTCTGAATGACCCCAGGCGTCTTAATGTAGCTCTTACAAGAGCAAG GTACGGAGTAATTATTGTTGGGAACCCAAAAGCACTGTCTAAACAACCCCTTTGGAATCACCTGCTGAATTACTACAAGGAGCAGAAGGTGCTGGTGGAGGGACCACTGAATAACCTGCGGGAAAGCCTTATGCAGTTCAGCAAGCCCCGGAAACTCGTCAATACCATCAACCCT GGTGCCCGTTTCATGACTACTGCCATGTATGATGCACGTGAGGCTATTATTCCAGGATCTGTCTATGACCGGAGCAGTCAAG GGCGCCCATCCAACATGTACTTCCAGACCCACGATCAGATCGGGATGATCAGTGCTGGCCCCAGCCACGTCACTGCTATGAACATTCCTATCCCTTTCAACCTTGTGATGCCACCGATGCCGCCGCCGGGATACTTTGGCCAGGCTAACGGACCAGCCGCAG GACGTGGGGCGCCAAAAGGAAAAACTGGTCGTGGTGGGCGCCAGAAAAATCGTTTTGGGATTCCTGGAACTAGTCAGTCAAACCTTCCCAATAGTCAAGCGAGCCAAGACGTGGTGTCCCAGCCTTTCTCCCAGGGTCCACTGACCCAGGGGTATATCTCCATGAGTCAGCCATCGCAGATGAGTCAGCCTGGGCTCTCCCAACCGGAGTTATCACAG
- the UPF1 gene encoding regulator of nonsense transcripts 1 isoform X1, whose translation MSVEAYGPSSQTLTFLDTEEAELLGADTQGSEFEFTDFTLPSQTQTPPGPGQAGPGQGQGPPGAGQGPPGPIEAQVNGPDGILQNGAVDDNVAKTSQLLAELNFEEDEEDTYYTKDLPVHACSYCGIHDPACVVYCNTSKKWFCNGRGNTSGSHIVNHLVRAKCKEVTLHKDGPLGETVLECYNCGCRNVFLLGFIPAKADSVVVLLCRQPCASQSSLKDINWDSSQWQPLIQDRCFLSWLVKIPSEQEQLRARQITAQQINKLEELWKENPSATLEDLEKPGVDEEPQHVLLRYEDAYQYQNIFGPLVKLEADYDKKLKESQTQDNITVRWDLGLNKKRIAYFTLPKTDSDMRLMQGDEICLRYKGDLAPLWKGIGHVIKVPDSSTDYGDEIAIELRSSVGAPVEVTHNFQVDFVWKSTSFDRMQSALKTFAVDETSVSGYIYHKLLGHEVEDVIIKCQLPKRFTAQGLPDLNHSQVYAVKTVLQRPLSLIQGPPGTGKTVTSATIVYHLARQGNGSCLIFSRPVLVCAPSNIAVDQLTEKIHQTGLKVVRLCAKSREAIDSPVSFLALHNQIRNMDSMPELQKLQQLKDETGELSSADEKRYRALKRTAERELLMNADVICCTCVGAGDPRLAKMQFRSILIDESTQATEPECMVPVVLGAKQLILVGDHCQLGPVVMCKKAAKAGLSQSLFERLVVLGIRPIRLQVQYRMHPALSAFPSNIFYEGSLQNGVTAADRVKKGFDFQWPQPDKPMFFYVTQGQEEIASSGTSYLNRTEAANVEKITTKLLKAGAKPDQIGIITPYEGQRSYLVQYMQFSGSLHTKLYQEVEIASVDAFQGREKDFIILSCVRANEHQGIGFLNDPRRLNVALTRARYGVIIVGNPKALSKQPLWNHLLNYYKEQKVLVEGPLNNLRESLMQFSKPRKLVNTINPGARFMTTAMYDAREAIIPGSVYDRSSQGRPSNMYFQTHDQIGMISAGPSHVTAMNIPIPFNLVMPPMPPPGYFGQANGPAAGRGAPKGKTGRGGRQKNRFGIPGTSQSNLPNSQASQDVVSQPFSQGPLTQGYISMSQPSQMSQPGLSQPELSQDSYLGDEFKSQIDVALSQDSTYQGERAYQHGGVTGLSQY comes from the exons ATGAGCGTGGAGGCGTACGGCCCCAGCTCGCAGACCCTCACCTTCCTGGACACGGAGGAGGCCGAGCTGCTCGGAGCCGACACTCAAGGCTCCGAATTCGAATTCACCGACTTCACCCTCCCCAGCCAGACCCAAACCCCGCCCGGGCCCGGGCAGGCGGGGCCGGGACAGGGACAGGGTCCCCCTGGAGCGGGGCAGGGGCCGCCGGGACCCATCGAAGCGCAG GTTAATGGACCTGACGGCATTCTGCAGAATGGAGCTGTGGATGATAATGTGGCTAAAACAAGCCAGCTTCTGGCAGAGCTGAATtttgaagaagatgaagaagataCCTATTACACAAAGGATCTTCCTGTGCATGCTTGCAG TTACTGTGGTATCCATGACCCTGCTTGTGTGGTTTACTGCAACACCAGCAAAAAGTGGTTCTGCAATGGGCGTGGGAATACATCTGGCAG CCACATTGTTAATCATCTTGTGAGAGCGAAGTGCAAAGAGGTGACTCTCCATAAAGATGGACCTCTAGGAGAGACTGTCTTGGAATGCTACAACTGCGGATGTCGTAATGTGTTTCTCCTTGGCTTTATTCCAGCCAAGGCAGACTCTGTGGTTGTTCTGCTGTGCAG GCAGCCATGTGCGAGTCAGAGCAGTTTAAAGGATATTAACTGGGACAGTTCACAGTGGCAGCCTCTTATCCAGGATCGCTGTTTCCTCTCATGGCTGGTAAAGATTCCGTCTGAGCAGGAGCAGTTGCGAGCCCGTCAGATTACAGCTCAGCAGATTAACAAACTGGAAGAACTTTGGAAG GAAAATCCATCTGCAACCCTTGAGGATTTAGAAAAGCCTGGCGTTGACGAAGAACCGCAGCACGTCCTGCTTAGATATGAAGATGCTTATCAATACCAAAATATATTTGGTCCTCTGGTCAAGCTTGAGGCAGACTATGACAAGAAACTCAAGGAGTCTCAG ACCCAAGATAACATCACTGTCAGATGGGATCTGGGCttgaacaagaaaagaattGCTTATTTCACTTTGCCAAAGACTGATTCAG ATATGCGTCTGATGCAAGGAGATGAGATCTGCTTGAGGTATAAGGGAGACCTGGCCCCTTTGTGGAAAGGAATTGGTCATGTTATCAAAGTTCCTGATA GTTCTACAGATTATGGTGATGAGATAGCCATTGAGCTGAGGAGCAGCGTTGGAGCGCCGGTGGAAGTTACTCATAACTTCCAAGTGGATTTCGTATGGAAGTCTACTTCGTTTGACAG GATGCAGagtgctttaaaaacatttgctgtGGATGAGACCTCAGTGTCTGGGTACATCTATCACAAACTGCTAGGTCATGAGGTAGAAGATGTAATCATTAAATGCCAGTTGCCAAAGCGCTTTACAGCACAAGGACTTCCTGATCTCAACCATTCTCAG gTTTATGCTGTGAAGACTGTCCTGCAGCGCCCTCTGAGCCTTATTCAGGGTCCCCCTGGCACCGGAAAAACAGTGACGTCGGCCACAATTGTCTATCATCTGGCCAGACAGGGCAATGG ttcttgcttaattttttcAAGGCCTGTGTTAGTCTGTGCTCCGAGTAACATCGCTGTAGATCAGCTGACTGAGAAGATCCATCAAACTGGACTGAAAGTGGTGCGTCTCTGCGCTAAAAGTCGCGAAGCGATTGACTCCCCTGTGTCCTTCTTGGCATTGCATAACCAGATCCGAAACATGGATAG CATGCCAGAGCTTCAGAAACTGCAGCAGCTTAAAGATGAAACTGGAGAACTGTCATCTGCAGATGAGAAACGTTACCGTGCACTGAAACGAACAGCAGAGCGTGAATTACTGATG AATGCGGATGTGATTTGTTGCACCTGTGTGGGAGCTGGTGATCCGAGACTTGCAAAAATGCAGTTCCGCTCCATTCTGATTGACGAGAGCACACAGGCCACTGAGCCGGAGTGCATGGTGCCGGTCGTCCTCGGAGCAAAACAG CTTATTCTTGTGGGTGACCACTGCCAGCTGGGCCCTGTTGTGATGTGTAAAAAAGCTGCAAAGGCCGGCCTGTCTCAGTCTCTCTTTGAGAGGCTTGTGGTGCTGGGGATTCGCCCCATCCGCCTGCAAGTGCAGTACCGCATGCATCCCGCGCTCAGTGCTTTTCCATCCAATATTTTCTACGAGGGCTCACTCCAGAATGGTGTTACTGCAG CGGACCGTGTGAAGAAAGGTTTTGATTTCCAGTGGCCACAGCCAGATAAGCCGATGTTTTTCTATGTTACACAAGGTCAGGAAGAAATTGCCAGCTCAGGCACCTCTTATTTAAACAG GACGGAAGCTGCCAATGTGGAAAAGATAACTACGAAACTGCTGAAAGCCGGTGCCAAACCAGATCAGATTGGCATCATTACCCCTTACGAAGGTCAACGGTCCTATCTGGTGCAGTACATGCAATTCAGTGGTTCCTTGCATACAAAGCTCTACCAG gAAGTGGAAATTGCAAGTGTGGATGCCTTCCAGGGACGAGAGAAGGACTTTATTATCCTTTCTTGTGTGAGGGCCAATGAACACCAGGGAATAGGGTTTCTGAATGACCCCAGGCGTCTTAATGTAGCTCTTACAAGAGCAAG GTACGGAGTAATTATTGTTGGGAACCCAAAAGCACTGTCTAAACAACCCCTTTGGAATCACCTGCTGAATTACTACAAGGAGCAGAAGGTGCTGGTGGAGGGACCACTGAATAACCTGCGGGAAAGCCTTATGCAGTTCAGCAAGCCCCGGAAACTCGTCAATACCATCAACCCT GGTGCCCGTTTCATGACTACTGCCATGTATGATGCACGTGAGGCTATTATTCCAGGATCTGTCTATGACCGGAGCAGTCAAG GGCGCCCATCCAACATGTACTTCCAGACCCACGATCAGATCGGGATGATCAGTGCTGGCCCCAGCCACGTCACTGCTATGAACATTCCTATCCCTTTCAACCTTGTGATGCCACCGATGCCGCCGCCGGGATACTTTGGCCAGGCTAACGGACCAGCCGCAG GACGTGGGGCGCCAAAAGGAAAAACTGGTCGTGGTGGGCGCCAGAAAAATCGTTTTGGGATTCCTGGAACTAGTCAGTCAAACCTTCCCAATAGTCAAGCGAGCCAAGACGTGGTGTCCCAGCCTTTCTCCCAGGGTCCACTGACCCAGGGGTATATCTCCATGAGTCAGCCATCGCAGATGAGTCAGCCTGGGCTCTCCCAACCGGAGTTATCACAG